The Taeniopygia guttata chromosome 4A, bTaeGut7.mat, whole genome shotgun sequence genome has a segment encoding these proteins:
- the HTR2C gene encoding 5-hydroxytryptamine receptor 2C isoform X3, giving the protein MSPSKRNYVDLLALSAHGDYAWPLPKQLCPIWISLDVLFSTASIMHLCAISLDRYVAIRNPIEHSRFNSRTKAIMKIAAVWTISIGISMPIPVIGLQDDSRVFVNGTCVLNDENFVLIGSFMAFFIPLIIMVITYCLTVQVLQRQATVFMCGEVPKQRRSSVNCLKKENNTENISMLHNHEGASHLNSPVNKEAVLFRKGTMQSINNERRASKVLGIVFFLFLIMWCPFFITNVMSVLCKEACDKDLLSELLDVFVWVGYVCSGVNPLVYTLFNKTYRRAFSNYIRCQYRPGKKSALRQNQCLNVASTALYGKDLTLTSYRNGNEFNSMELDEAEEGLEMQPGTSELSINSCNVVSERVSCV; this is encoded by the exons ATTACGCTTGGCCTTTGCCTAAACAGTTGTGCCCTATATGGATTTCCCTAGATGTACTCTTTTCAACTGCATCTATTATGCATCTCTGTGCCATCTCTCTTGATCGGTACGTAGCAATTCGCAATCCCATTGAGCACAGCCGCTTCAATTCCCGCACCAAGGCCATTATGAAAATTGCTGCAGTTTGGACCATATCCATAG GGATATCTATGCCTATTCCGGTTATTGGTTTGCAGGATGATTCCCGGGTGTTTGTAAATGGGACCTGCGTCCTTAACGATGAGAACTTCGTCCTCATTGGATCCTTCATGGCTTTCTTCATCCCTCTCATCATCATGGTGATCACATATTGCCTGACTGTTCAGGTGCTGCAGAGACAGGCCACGGTGTTCATGTGTGGAGAGGTGCCcaagcagaggaggagcagcgtGAACTGCCTCAAGAAGGAAAACAACACAGAGAACATTTCAATGCTTCACAATCATGAGGGGGCCTCCCACTTGAACTCCCCTGTAAATAAGGAGGCAGTGCTTTTCCGGAAAGGAACGATGCAATCCATCAACAATGAGCGAAGAGCCTCCAAGGTCCTGGGCATTGTCTTCTTTTTGTTCCTCATCATGTGGTGTCCGTTTTTCATCACTAATGTCATGTCTGTCCTTTGCAAGGAAGCCTGCGATAAAGACCTGTTGAGTGAGCTCCTTGACGTGTTTGTTTGGGTTGGGTACGTGTGCTCAGGGGTCAATCCCCTGGTGTACACCCTCTTCAACAAAACCTACCGCAGGGCTTTCTCCAATTACATCCGCTGCCAATATAGACCTGGTAAAAAATCAGCATTGCGGCAGAATCAGTGTCTGAACGTGGCTTCAACAGCTTTGTATGGCAAAGACCTGACTTTAACTAGTTATCGAAATGGCAATGAATTCAATAGTATGGAACTAGATGAAGCTGAGGAGGGCCTTGAGATGCAACCAGGGACTTCAGAGCTCTCCATAAACAGCTGTAATGTTGTAAGTGAACGAGTGAGCTGTGTGTAA